Proteins encoded together in one Bacillus marinisedimentorum window:
- a CDS encoding ABC transporter permease, whose translation MNRINGKQFAMLLVFFLVFVAPFLLLLIKSISFGWAWPQWKPDKIDFRAWHIIFTDPDIVDSIKTTIIIGTAVVVLNFLLAIPAAGALSRYNFKGKTFIESVLLMPILIPVLAIAMGMHLTMIRLGLADRMAGVILIHLLPTLPYAIRMLKAGFDRLSIEWNEQAATLGAQKGAAFWTVTFPLLLPSIRSTALLVFVISLSQYVLTAIIGGGQVTTLPMIYYPYFNSADEAVIAGFSAVFALLPILFLTIFEGAIQVYLQLVKRP comes from the coding sequence TTGAATAGGATAAACGGGAAACAATTTGCGATGCTACTTGTTTTCTTCCTGGTTTTTGTGGCACCTTTCCTGCTGCTGCTCATTAAAAGCATCAGTTTTGGATGGGCATGGCCGCAATGGAAACCTGACAAGATTGATTTCAGAGCCTGGCATATTATATTTACAGATCCGGACATTGTTGACTCCATCAAGACGACCATCATAATCGGTACAGCAGTCGTTGTGTTGAATTTTTTGCTCGCCATTCCGGCCGCCGGTGCATTGAGCAGGTATAACTTCAAAGGAAAAACGTTTATTGAATCGGTATTGCTCATGCCCATCCTGATACCTGTTTTGGCGATTGCGATGGGGATGCATTTGACGATGATCAGGCTGGGGCTCGCCGATAGGATGGCTGGAGTCATCCTGATCCATCTGCTTCCGACTCTCCCATACGCCATCAGGATGCTTAAAGCCGGATTTGACAGGTTAAGCATTGAATGGAATGAACAGGCGGCGACATTGGGGGCGCAAAAAGGGGCCGCATTTTGGACCGTCACGTTCCCGTTATTGCTCCCGAGCATCAGAAGCACGGCTTTGCTCGTCTTTGTCATTTCACTGAGCCAGTATGTTCTCACTGCCATAATCGGCGGCGGGCAGGTGACGACGCTGCCGATGATTTATTACCCTTACTTCAACAGCGCTGATGAAGCGGTCATCGCAGGTTTTTCCGCCGTTTTCGCATTGCTGCCTATATTATTTCTCACCATTTTTGAAGGAGCCATTCAAGTTTACTTACAGCTGGTAAAAAGACCATAG
- a CDS encoding ABC transporter permease, giving the protein MKSYSHKKSKPYLYVAPALLFVLLIVGYGLFMAGAESLSPSSPLANYNALFEDREFIDSLLISLQVAFISTALSIVVGVLLTRMMFKLFSKDFWKFMAWFPMLIPHFVAAYLVFVLFAPSGWFSSVLFEVGIISDMGGFPILVNDPYYIGVILTYMWKEIPFVILMLLPGYQELDFRYEDVVRTLGGSGWKVWRTVEFPWMWPVLLEIGLILFSFIMGAFEVPALLGVTYPKMLPILAFQWFYEGSWINRPIAQALMICLSIVTVAGSVLLLSLTHKWRKRWSREEARS; this is encoded by the coding sequence ATGAAGTCGTACAGCCATAAAAAATCCAAACCGTACCTGTATGTTGCACCCGCTTTATTATTTGTACTATTAATAGTAGGATACGGATTGTTCATGGCGGGAGCGGAGAGTCTTTCTCCCTCTTCGCCGCTTGCCAATTACAATGCCTTGTTTGAAGACAGGGAATTCATTGACTCCCTTTTGATCAGTTTGCAAGTGGCCTTCATATCGACGGCCCTTTCCATCGTTGTCGGCGTGCTGCTGACAAGGATGATGTTCAAATTGTTCAGCAAAGATTTTTGGAAGTTCATGGCCTGGTTTCCGATGCTTATTCCCCACTTTGTGGCGGCTTATCTTGTTTTTGTGCTTTTTGCACCGAGCGGTTGGTTTTCATCCGTTTTATTTGAAGTCGGCATAATATCTGATATGGGTGGATTCCCGATTCTGGTTAACGACCCATACTATATAGGAGTCATTTTAACTTATATGTGGAAGGAAATCCCGTTTGTTATTCTTATGCTATTGCCCGGCTATCAGGAGCTTGACTTCCGATATGAAGATGTTGTCAGGACGCTCGGCGGCAGCGGCTGGAAAGTATGGAGGACGGTGGAGTTCCCATGGATGTGGCCTGTTCTTCTTGAAATTGGACTTATTTTATTTTCGTTTATTATGGGAGCATTCGAGGTGCCGGCTTTACTTGGCGTCACCTATCCAAAAATGCTGCCGATCCTCGCTTTCCAGTGGTTTTATGAGGGCAGCTGGATAAACCGTCCGATTGCACAGGCACTTATGATCTGTTTGTCGATTGTTACGGTGGCTGGCAGTGTTTTATTGCTCAGCCTGACGCATAAATGGCGCAAAAGGTGGAGCAGGGAGGAGGCACGCAGTTGA